TTCTTGTAGGTATGGtctttaactttttattaaattttatttttattatttgttatcgTAACGGCATTTAATACACGTTATGTTAATTTTCAGCTGTCTGTGTATTACGGTTCttgataatatttaaatacagcCCTGTGATAGACAGACAGCATCAAAGCGACAGTAATAGGGTTCTATTTGTCACCTTACGTTTCGGGTACGGCACCCTAAAAACCAAAATCCAATAAGTTCTACGTCCATAGCATAGAAGATGGATTTGTATGGTAAGCCACTTACTTGTAGTCTTCCCGTACGGAGTCGAACACCTTATCGCGCTGTTGGATGTTGACGAGAACGGAGTTCCAAAGGCTTACGAGCCGGCGCTTGTCCAGCTCCAGGTCTTCCAGCTCTGTGCTGTACGCCGTCACCTGGGACAACCATGGCCATGAATACAAGCTAGGGCTTGCTACAAGATGTTTCTAAAATTATATACCTAGCTGCTGCGTATATTAAGATTATGTGGACGCACGATGCGTACGGAGTTGAGCAGTTTAGATTAGATGCATAGAGTAAAGAGTTGGAAAAGGATCGATCCATCCGCTGTTTTTGTCTTATAAATTTACTTAGTCTGAGACTTGTGCTTACAGCGAAAATTCCAACTTTTTCGCTATGCATAACAAATGTGCAAGCGATAAGGACCATTTCaggataaataaatgtttaaaattgtgTTCTTTAGATCGTATAAAAAAGAACGGATATACTAGGTAGCTATCTACCTACCTTATCGTTGATCTTCTCCATTTCGTTGTTCTTGATTTCGAACTGCTTCTTAAACATCTCCAGCTTAGACTCGAGCTTCCACACCTCGTTGCTCAGCCCGTAGATCACCATATCCTGGAAGCAATTTAAAGTTCCTTGAAGTAAGACTGATAAAGTGCCGAAAATCCTAAGACTTCAACGGGGCATATATTGAAACTAGCATCAGCGTACAGCCATAGGACTGCCACTGTCTTCAAAGCTAGTGACTGGTTAAGCAGCGCTACAGCCGCAGTAGATAAGCCGATGTCGCTGACCAATGTAGCTAGTGCTACTGCCGCGCTATGACGCTTGATGCGATTCTTCCAGCATCGATGTTTTCTTGGGTTGCTTCGCCGAGTGCCGGACTCTCACCGGCTAGAAAACCCGGCTACACATCCCCAACTCCCTGGGGCTCATTGCGGGGGTGAGAAGGTTGGAGGGGCATCGATATTACTAACCAGTTCCCGCTTCTCATCGGCCATGGCTTTCTTCTCGGCGCGCATCTTGTCCGACATGCGCTGGCTGACGGTCAACTCTGACTCCGTCTCCTCGCGCCACGCCTCCAGCTGGCGGCACAGTGAAGTCAGCGCCTCCAGCTCTTCAGTAGCCTCACGTTCTAGTTGTGGAAACATCAGAGTCATTGATAGAGGTTATCGGAAGCATGTAAATGAAGACATAGGTAACGCGTCCGTCCTGTTCAAAGGACCTACGAATAACTGATTGGAATAGCCATAATTATATCTGCAACAAATAGCTAGTTACGGCTTCTGGACCACCTGTCTCGTTACACGATTAACACGAGTATGATGCTTTGCAAGATAAAGGTAGTATCAGACATGTTGAAGATGTTCATATACTAGTAAGTCTCATATTTCGCCTGTTACCTACATTTAGAACGAATGCCACGATAATATAGCAGCGAAGTGTCTTCATAACCAAGGAATGGAATCCTAACTTTGAAATAATAGCGTAAAAGCGGTTGCTAAGCTACTAAGTTAAGATTGGGTCGAAGAACGGTGAGCAGACCACCGTTGGTCGGATGACTTTGGCAGTCGGCTGGTAAACTGTGAACGAACTAGCACAGGGCCGGGCAAAGGGGCCTTACTTAGCAGTACTTATGTGGATGTgggttgatttgattgattagATACCCGCGTTAGTGTCCTGTTCCAGCTTCTGCTTAGCCTGCTTGTAGCGCTCGTTGGCctcgcgcgcgcgccgctccaTCGCCGTGCGGTCCGCCGTGTTCTGCGCAAGCGTCGCCTCGTATTCTTCTATCAGTGACTGCGGAAGCACAGAAGAATTTACGTAAGTAAGGCCAACAAGGAATAGATTGACTAATGGTTATCTGCCTTATTTTAGCTTCAAAATTGTAATAAAGCTAAGCAGTGGTGAGTAGAtactaaataaagaaaattgatCGCAATCAGCATTAAgtaaactacctacttatatacttaACATTAATCTAAGCtaggtataaatattttaccCGTTGAGCGTTGGTGTCGTGGTCGTCGCGGTAAATGGTTTCCAAATCCTTTTCGTATCCTAACTTGCTTAAACGAAGTTCATCACgctggaaattaaaaaataaatttagacaATTACTTTATGACATGACCTAACTATGCAATATGCCATACCTTGATATCGTATTATGTGTGACTGAAATTCATTTTGGATAGATAATGAAGTGTAGAGGTACCACCTAGCCATTTGTTATgcataagtaagtaagtatcttGCAGAAAGCTATCGATGATgttattatttgctctcaattTTACATCCTCTTAGATGACATGAAACAGTAGGCGCCTTAAGACTTCAGTCTAAAGATAATGTACCAAGTTAAGTATCTCCTCCTCGGCGATAGCATTTTCCTTCTCGAGGAAGTGCTTGAGCGTGGCCTGGAACTTCTGCATGAGCGGGTGTGTCGATTCCAGCACGGCTGGCAGGGCGCCCATGTCGCGCTTGCCACGCCATCTATGAGCAACAAATGTTGATAACTTCGTGACTCAACATCGCATAACACCATACGTACGAGTAGCTACTATACCCttctaacgcccaagtcaaatttttgatatatgaacatcaaataaattttatttcatttatgatagagtttaaaattcaaattacaataagtcctttataaaggactctgggcgttacgAGGATACGCGAAACATACATGAGGCCGGCTAAGCCGTCATGTAGCACAATAAGTGGACATTGAGCATCACAAGAAGTGCATTTTACAatgaaattacttaataatgATATAATTCAGATATTTTGAATGTAGTACCTAACTTGAATGAAACTATTACCTAAGTTTTGTATTCTACCTGGAACTGTGTTATGTAACACCTAAACTttgttaataatataaagtacGCAATAATTAGACTATCGGAGTCACTTCCCGCATCTACACTCACTCGTCAAAGGCCTCGCGCCCGGCTTTCATGCAGCGGCACTTGTCCAACGGACAAAGGCAGCAGTCACACTCTCCTGGCTCCTGAAATCGGTTAAAATTTGCATGACTGCAAAAGACAATAGCTGTGATTTTCCTAATACCTATACAATTAAATGGAGCCCTCTGACAGTTACTTAGAGTTCCTCTATCGTCCCATGTCAACTTCTATGTCAGCATAGAGTCGTGTGATATTTATCACAACATAATAGGGTTCTTCGAAAAaagagtaaatattttttaaagagtcGGTAACGCGCATGCGACACTATGAAGTTGCAAGCGATCCACCTGCTaagtatttcggcgtggagagtaagacagctggtgaaattactggcacttgaggtatcccatcttaggcttctaggttggcaacgcatctgcaatacccctggtgttgcagatgtttatgggcggtggtgatctcttaccatcaggagacccactcgctcgttttccatccagtcgaataaaaaaatgtaacggTCGTTCTGTTGTTATGCAGGGTAGTCATATAAGTATTGTGACTTAAAGCAGACCAACAACAAGTTGACATGgtaaggtaaaataaaatagccaCATCTGACGGAGGCTTTTTCGGCTACATTGGTTAGGTACATAGCGCAGAGTTTCTTACTTGATATATCATAGTCTCATTCTTGTACAGCAAGCACATCTCATCGTGCACAACGATATCATGGTCATCGCGCGGGCACTGACACGCCGGGGTCAAGGGCGGCGAAGAGTCCTCGCTCGGGGCTGTGCAGGCGCACTCCGTCGACGTCCCTGATACCGACATCGTAGTTTTATATTCTCTATAAtacaatgataataaaataaacgccTGTAAAATTCCAAAACTCGTTAGCGGCTATTGCTAAGCGACCTATTTGAATTGATCAAACGGGCGCGCGCGTTGCCGTGGTAACGCAATTGGCAGTTAACTGTCAACAAACACGTGCTTTGCAAAGTCTAGAGCTTTAGGAAGTTGCAATTGAATTAAAATGGTAAGTTTAACTGAAATGTAAAGTTTTAGTGTCTGAATAGTCCGTGTTCTTCTCTTTGATCCAGACAAATGTAATTTCAGAATAAAGCTTCTTGGCTTTTGCTCTCCTATTGTAGTCGGCTCTTGCTTGTGTGCTAAATGTATGTTAGGGTGCTCAGGCaagtctaataataataaaataagagagCAAGGTCCTTCGGACTAATGGCGCCTCCAGGACCCGGTGGTCACGAGTAGAACTATTTATAACTCGTGCTGATTCCATTTTCAGGCAATCATCAGACTTCTTCATGTTTTCTGGCCATATTCTTTTATTATGCAACTAATATGTAAgaaactgtaggtactttatatcaAAATAGTAGGTAAAATCCCGATAATAGTTGATACACGAAGATATTGGTCCCCCCTCACGACATTAATGAAATTGAGTCACCCACTTCACTCACTCACTTCGTACAGCTGACCCTGGTATGTCACTCTTGTCAGGATAGGTATTAGATTATTATCAATAGTTAATTGTTAACATTATCGTCACTGTTTGTCTAACTAAATCAAGTGAATAATATGAAATGAACATACCTATTGCAGATTCTTTCGCGATCAAAACCGGCCACAGACAGCCGTACGAGCACCGGCTCCAGCTCCGCCAAGAGACACGTGCCTGAACTAGAGGACTTCATCCTAAAGAGGGACTACACGGGAGCCCTGACTATGCTCGAGGTAGACTAGCTATTAATTCTGATGAAAGGACCCTGGACCTAAAGTATGCTAAACCTGGAACAAACgtctctaaaaaactaaactaaactctgaaAGGGACTCTGAAACAGAAGTAGCACCGATAGagacttttgttcaggactttgaaatctataatatatcaaaatctcaggttatttaactgaaaccatATTTTCCATACTCTAGGTCCAAGGTCCTTTGTCAAGCTATTAGTATCAAGCTAGgaaattaatgaaattttaGCTGCTCAATTCAAAACCATACGTCAGTTACTTATGTACTATTTTAGAAATAGTTgtgttctttattcaatgttAATGATGAAATAATCACTCTTTTATTTCGTCTTGTCTGTCGTCTCTACATCTGAACTTACTATTCAATACccacaaacttgttttttttttaaatgtaactgGTGACAATTATAATAAGATAAGTAAATACGCATCTCCGCCGGCGCTGTACGGTAGTCTAAACAGGTGCGCTCCGGGGATGAGTCGTAACGCACTCGTGACGTCACCGTAAAGTACGCCGAGCCGCAGCGGGTTAAATATCGTTGTGGCGTTAAAGTCAACACGCCTGATCAGCCCCTTTAACAATTCTTTAATTCTCAACAAACCCATAATTTTTCTCCGTATAGTTCCTGAAGAACGAAGGCAACACGGAGGTGTGGGCGGACGCGTGGGCGGCGTGGAGTTGGTTCCACCTGGGCGAGTACCGGCGCGCACTGGACGCGTACATGCGCGTGCGCGGCCGCGCCAACCTCGACGCGCGCGTCGCCGACACACTGGATATGGACCTCGCCGTCTGCTACTTCTACCTCGGTctgtttacaatacaatgcaatgagTATGACACTTTATTGATCAGCGCAATATGGTACCTATGCATTGCAGTGTGTACAGAAACAGTGGTACATaatacaacgtgttattttttaatttacgttcaCTTTAAttgtctctacccactacacctcACCGTATCATACCAGGATCGTATCAGGAAAGTGTctggcaaaaatatattatttgtattgaaaagtatgagacattgcccactagcacgtttacCGTCctaccgtcgccgtcgcgtgccatgcgCGGAGCATCAACAACGGTGCCGATACGCTTCTTACGGTTAtgtatgaatgaactaaaataatttccttgctcacccgcgaccttacgatagctaagcttatgcaaaatatgcgtgttcatgcagttcctccacctccacactgtaagaacacacacaaatcacacaaacccatctatcaccaccaccacactacactgacgcgtttcgaactcaaccagagctctaGTCAGAgctttagtctaacaactggtagcatggtgtcgcgttgtgtcactctgaagatgagctctggttgagttcgaaacgcgtcagtgtagtgtggtggtggtgatagatgggttgtgtgatttgtgtgttcttacagtgtggaggtggaggaactgcatgaacacgcatattttgcataagcttagctatcgtaaggtcgcggtgagcaaggaaattatttagttcattgtatggacctccgcaaagtaacgcctgattcaataaattggttATGTATGACACGCCGTTGACATGTCACAGTCCGTGTCGCGTACATTCTGTGCCTGATCCGTTCCTATTACGCTCATGTTATGATATTGGTAGATgatggtggtaggaccttaagAGGACGTTAGGTTTAAGGCGGCTGCTCAcgttagctcatggtaaaagtctcgtcagatggcgttaaaaatcagactgtcgaattttcgtgatgtttttttgtaatttttagaatatccgtagaatactaatagttgagtttattatttgcgaaaacaatttagaattgccgattttttgagactacagtcgaacggaaatagtgtgccaattctgagatttcagggctcaaatttaggtgtcaggtacagccttatacggacactaggagctcacgcacacatgcaaatagacagcgccaactagtgaaaaattattgcatcacttttctaggctttcggaaggctttcggcgtaagctactacaaaatattcatatattttttttcgggtcacgaatatttgtatcaactgtacttttgcccttaaaatgttcaaatatctagataatatgagtgtttcatatgcgacgatatagaattagatgaatcgtgttagagtcccaggaatctaatcttatgtgatttttggctttggacttggagattgtcgagtatgatattgtgctcaagttggtaaccacatatgatgctcttgtgacatacatactttgataatcatgcattacatgcgagtgttactcctatttcttcgaatattggagacgaaatctttccgtgttttattctacctaccagtcttgattgcagttatcttttgagttgaaggttgcgataattctttgtattgtatgtataccgaggtacagaaatggtcattttggaaagctgaagaacggaaggccgtaatgctgtataagtgtgtcaactaccctgatgcgtaaaacagttcatgtgtagtggtacatagtaggctggaaaggaaacagcctcgttgaagctatcggtatgtagaatcctgctggaaacgacgtttcatattttgaatctttatttatacgtggataatactatcatcatcatcaccatcatcattatcgtggtctggttgtttatatatatctagagggtctttttccttataagctttagaatttccgtgtaatttttcaagacaggtactgctgtgtccttaaaagggcagacctaacgctttacgacggtgctggtgggcatcgtacggtagtaagcgaggacctctggggagctagtacagtctccatgttttcaattgtcgttttgtgtcgtgggtgtgccagataataaaaattcttagatatagttgtgaatttccaggtgtagagctttattgtgctagctgctcgaggaagacctgaatgcgttcaagcgtgttgctgctggatgcaagttaatactataaaaatgttgcaagtattacgcttgcgttatattagcgattagattacgcttgaatcattccaagtacattttttgttagatccgaaggaatttgttttggagttttcgacggtaaattcagaactttacttcctatatatttatttgtatttagtatgaataatgagaatacaggctacatgtaggcatctacatgtttctacgataaataaagaacattctgactccaaagcaaatcggatctcgttttgaacggtatgcccagtatttcaaccaagtggtagaaattcgttcaagaattcccacaaattgcaagaaataccgagattacatctgaatatatttatacttacaagagatacttacctatttactcaattgatgattagctgcttgacgacgaccggagtctttcagtgctcaccctacacgcgtatgagcaaaattccttcttgatgcgaaccgattgcggtttaggaactaatcttatgaacttttttttcctcccgacccgtggtccaactactatgtccaactggttgcaccacggggaagcaagtttactcatcgtcaaccggttgcaccacggagaagcaaaatcagtagtccaattctggaaagtatgtttatccatggtcctactgggtgggtccaattagtttaactagttgaactaccacttgaactctgtggaatcggggttcggactgttggtttcactgtattcagaataaactacatagttgttgggtttcatgagacttttaattttataaaaatgcagtaATGATAGTACCTATTCTGATACACATGACCCAAGGTAATTTTACATCCCCATGGTGCAAATGGTTCAACATAGCAATTGTTCATATGCCCGTTGGACAATAGCCCTTCAGTTGTACCACGGGTCGCAGCAAtaagttgcagaaaaaaaagtagtctgagaattgaaccatcctgggtaagtttaggttcccgtggtgcaaccagatagcagttggaccacgggtcgggagggatttttccctttgtgcaggacggtagctatagccacgcagcgattttccctcgctcgtgcctaaaatatcacatttttcaaaatactacattacttattcattaaaattcccactataccagatgcccaaaataagacattccacaaaaaaaaaacactttcttgtgtaatcttcgattttgtaatgtggcgcatggtattttaggcacgagcgcccTCTATCTGGTATAGCTTGGATTGCTCGAAACAGATGCAAAGTCGTGCTCCTACTACAGTCTCCTACTGGTAGGAGCACGaacacaatattatactaattctcctactagtaggagcatgaatacctatatgtactgattttcctactgaaaaccagatgtatggaatagtatcatttagtctaaaaaaactaaaacacaggtggtctaagaagcaataggtcatgcagcctatcagtataacgcaaaagtattctgaaatgtaaaatttagcaatatgcggaataaaattatgaacagatagagatgaacctgaaataggatttatattctCAGAGTATGTAACCAATGTCAACCGATCAATGACATGACATTGGTCTAAAGAAATTGTAAACTTGGTACACTGTCATTATAAGAAATTGACAATTTAGAAAGTGGTTCATTGTTCGAATTGGTCTCTGGTCACAGTGAGAAGTGGTCAATTTAGTGAGAAGACGTTatgacaatcatcatcatcatcatgatcatctcaGCAGTAGGACGATCACTGTTGGACAGAGGGCTCCAATcataacctccagttgcttcggttggcagcggcccccACCGTGGACCCACGGCTTTTAccaaatcatccgtccatctcgttggtggacgtcctacgctgcgcttgccgatccgcggtctccactcgagtacttttcggccccaacggcaatcctatactttgcggaggttcataatatcaatgaactgaatcaattgcttcgctcacccgtgactttataatagctacgtt
This portion of the Choristoneura fumiferana chromosome 14, NRCan_CFum_1, whole genome shotgun sequence genome encodes:
- the LOC141434907 gene encoding intraflagellar transport protein 56-like, which produces MILSRSKPATDSRTSTGSSSAKRHVPELEDFILKRDYTGALTMLEFLKNEGNTEVWADAWAAWSWFHLGEYRRALDAYMRVRGRANLDARVADTLDMDLAVCYFYLALQLYHGSQQ